GTATTTATGATACGGATAAACTGCGAGTATGTATGATTATAAATGGGCCGTTTGAGCGCATGCATGCCTGTATGGGATTTGAAAATGCACTTATGGCATTACTGGAAGATCCGGAGGAATGTCAGGAGTATTTTAAAGCAATGTTTGACTGGAAGATCGAATATATCAAAAAAATAGCTCAGTATTACGACATGGATGTGATTAACTTTCACGATGATTATGGGACAGCGGACCGGATGTTTATGAATCCCGAACTTTGGAGGGAACTAATCAAACCGAATCTAAAACGGGTAGTGGATACATGTCACGAATTAGGTCTTATTTATCAGCATCACTCCTGTGGCTACGTGGAGCCAATCCTCGGGGATATGGCGGAAATAGGTATAGATGCCATTGATACTTTACAGGCGTGTAATAAAAATCTGCCGGAATTAAAGAAAAAGCTTGAAAGCCGTCTTACATTTTGCGGCGGATTCGATAATCAGCATGTACTGGATGTTCCGGGAGTCACGCCAGAAGCAGTCAAGAAGGAGTACCGAAGAGTCATCGATTCGCTTGCCCCCGGTGGAAGCTATGTTATCTATCCGATTGGCGGAACATTTGACTTTGTACCTGCATTTTTGGAAGAACATTTTCAATATGGAATGAATTTTTACAAGCAATATTAATGAGGGAATATATTATACATACTCGGAGGACATGAAATGCTACAGAACAATCAGAAATTACAGCCTATTGACGTGAGAAATCAGCGAGTACAGGCGGCAGTGAATCTAACCGAAGGGGATCGAGTTCCTTTTATTCCTACGGTTAACAATATGTATGCTTTAGAATATGGGGTCACCATATATGACGCGATGAAAGACGCGACAAATTTGATGAAGCCAATGAAGAAGTACCTGAGTCAGTTTGATCCTGACCTTGTCTATTCTCCATGCTTTTTTCCTGTAGATGCGATGGAAGCTGCCGAATATACAAGCGCAAAGTGGCCGGGAAATTATTATAATCTACCGTCAAACACACCTTATCAGTATAT
The window above is part of the Novisyntrophococcus fermenticellae genome. Proteins encoded here:
- a CDS encoding uroporphyrinogen decarboxylase family protein, which translates into the protein MKLTPRENALLAYRHQVPEYIPCFFTDIALIQACPAMERYTGHMVGEDYFGVEWTYEPTIHAPMPTPGKHLFESIEDWREGIKLPDLDAVDWEKQADIDVHTDFQAFVAGAGIVPFQDGISIYDTDKLRVCMIINGPFERMHACMGFENALMALLEDPEECQEYFKAMFDWKIEYIKKIAQYYDMDVINFHDDYGTADRMFMNPELWRELIKPNLKRVVDTCHELGLIYQHHSCGYVEPILGDMAEIGIDAIDTLQACNKNLPELKKKLESRLTFCGGFDNQHVLDVPGVTPEAVKKEYRRVIDSLAPGGSYVIYPIGGTFDFVPAFLEEHFQYGMNFYKQY